The DNA region TCATGGCCAAAATCAACGTTTGGCTTTTTCCTGCCCACCTGTACCTGCCCCGCCATGAGTGGGCCCTCGGCCTCCTCCCTCTGAGCCAGGTCGGTCCCAGTGCTCCACACCTCTGTGTAGGCTGGACGTGGCCCCACGCagaggggcagagtggggagcTGCTGTTTGTAGGAAGACGCATGGCTTGGTggattaaaaatctttttttttttaacatgtcttTTAATGAGCATCTGGCCCCTTTCCCTAGTTGGCTGTGCCCTGCTCATGGTGTCCAGGGGCCAGGCTATTCCTGGGTGGCCGTGAGGCCCCTTGGCAGCCCTGAGCCCACATGCTGTGTTTCTGAACTTCAGGGCCATGTTCACGGGTGGCATGAGGGAGGCGAGCCAGGATGTCATCGAGCTGAAGGGCGTGTCTGCCCGCGGCCTGCGGCACATCATCGACTTTGCCTATAGTGCCGAGGTGACGCTGGACCTGGACTGCGTGCAGGACGTGCTAGGTGCGGCTGTGTTCCTGCAGATGCTTCCCGTGGTGGAGCTGTGCGAGGAGTTCCTTAAGGCCGCCATGAGTGTGGAGACCTGCCTGAACATCGGCCACATGGCCACCACCTTCAGCCTGGCCTCACTCAAGGAGTCCGTGGATGCCTTCACCTTCCAGCACTTCCTGCAGATCGCGGAGGAGGAGGACTTCCTACACCTGCCGCTGGAGCGCCTCGTCTTCTTCCTGCAGAGCAACCGGCTGCAGAGCTGCGCCGAGATTGACCTGTTCCGCGCGGCTGTCCGCTGGCTGCAGCACGACCCGGCCCGCCGGCCGCGTGCCAGCCACGTGCTCTGCCACATCCGCTTCCCGCTCATGCGGTCCTCAGACCTGGTGGACAGCGTGCAGACGCTGGACATCATGGTGGAGGACGTGCTGTGCCGGCAGTACCTGCTGGAGGCCTTCAACTACCAGGTGCTGCCCTTTCGGCAGCACGAGATGCAGTCCCCGCGCACGGTCGTGCGCTCCGACGTGCCCTCTCTGGTCGCCTTCGGTGGCACGCCCTACACCGACAGCGACCGCTCTGTCAGCAGTAAGGTGTACCAGCTGCCCGAGCCGGGTGCCCGCCACTTCCGGGAGCTCACGGAGATGGAGGTGGGCTGCAGCCACACATGCGTGGCCGTCCTGGACAACTTCGTGTACGTGGCCGGGGGCCAGCACCTGCAGTACCGCAGCGGCGAGGGTGCGGTGGACGCCTGCTACCGCTACGACCCGCACCTGAACCGCTGGCTGCGCCTGCAGGCCATGCAGGAGAGCCGCATCCAGTTCCAGCTGAATGTGCTGTGCGGCATGGTGTACGCCACGGGCG from Ursus arctos isolate Adak ecotype North America unplaced genomic scaffold, UrsArc2.0 scaffold_14, whole genome shotgun sequence includes:
- the KLHL26 gene encoding kelch-like protein 26; this encodes MAESGGGGGAGGGGFGAGAGPERPSNMADKNGALKCTFSAPGHSTSLLQGLAALRAQGQLLDVVLTINRETFHAHKVVLAACSDYFRAMFTGGMREASQDVIELKGVSARGLRHIIDFAYSAEVTLDLDCVQDVLGAAVFLQMLPVVELCEEFLKAAMSVETCLNIGHMATTFSLASLKESVDAFTFQHFLQIAEEEDFLHLPLERLVFFLQSNRLQSCAEIDLFRAAVRWLQHDPARRPRASHVLCHIRFPLMRSSDLVDSVQTLDIMVEDVLCRQYLLEAFNYQVLPFRQHEMQSPRTVVRSDVPSLVAFGGTPYTDSDRSVSSKVYQLPEPGARHFRELTEMEVGCSHTCVAVLDNFVYVAGGQHLQYRSGEGAVDACYRYDPHLNRWLRLQAMQESRIQFQLNVLCGMVYATGGRNRAGSLASVERYCPRRNEWGYACSLKRRTWGHAGASAGGRLYISGGYGISVEDKKALHCYDPAADQWEFKAPMSEPRVLHAMVGAGGRIYALGGRMDHVDRCFDVLAVEYYVPETDQWTSVSPMRAGQSEAGCCLLDRKIYIVGGYNWRLNNVTGIVQVYNTETDEWERDLHFPESFAGIACAPVLLPRSGTRR